One Roseburia rectibacter DNA window includes the following coding sequences:
- a CDS encoding ATP-binding protein, producing the protein MYRIAIEKLLKWKQSKRRKPLIIEGARQVGKTWLMKEFGKQAYTDAIYINFDSNSRMAELFASDLDTDRLIMGLELYAGRKIDPDNSLLIFDEVQEVPRALASLKYFYENAPQYHIVCAGSLLGIALHQGTSFPVGKVDFLKLYPLSFKEFLMATDKERFAELLDKQDFGMITCFKQTYIDSLKQYYFVGGMPEAVQSFAENKDFNEVREIQKRILAAYEQDFSKHAPNEIVPRLRMLWNSIPSQLAKENKKFIYGLVREGARAKDYETAIMWLSDCGLVHKVSRVNATGIPLRAYEDLKAFKLFLVDVGLLGCMTGLRQRTLLDGNDLFVEFKGALTEQYVCQQLKTIEDLGIYYYTNDRGSCEVDFVIDTGEQIIPVEVKAEVNLRAKSLKTYQEKFSPDISVRTSMADFKKEDWLINLPLYAIEKIDKTIDELS; encoded by the coding sequence ATGTACCGAATTGCTATTGAAAAGCTATTAAAATGGAAACAAAGTAAACGCCGCAAACCCTTAATTATTGAAGGGGCACGTCAAGTTGGCAAGACCTGGCTAATGAAAGAATTCGGCAAGCAGGCGTATACAGATGCCATATATATCAATTTTGACTCTAATTCCAGAATGGCAGAGTTATTTGCTTCTGACTTGGATACTGACCGCTTAATTATGGGATTAGAGTTGTATGCTGGTCGCAAAATTGATCCAGACAATTCTTTATTGATTTTTGATGAAGTACAGGAAGTTCCGAGAGCGCTGGCATCTCTTAAGTATTTTTATGAAAACGCCCCGCAGTACCACATTGTATGTGCCGGTTCTTTGCTTGGTATCGCTTTGCATCAAGGCACATCTTTTCCCGTTGGCAAGGTAGATTTCTTAAAGCTTTATCCTCTTTCGTTCAAAGAGTTTTTGATGGCAACCGATAAGGAACGTTTTGCCGAACTTCTTGATAAGCAAGACTTTGGGATGATTACATGCTTTAAGCAAACATATATCGATTCCTTAAAGCAATACTACTTTGTCGGTGGTATGCCTGAAGCTGTGCAAAGCTTCGCAGAGAACAAAGACTTTAACGAGGTCCGTGAAATTCAAAAGCGAATCCTTGCAGCCTACGAACAAGACTTCTCTAAACATGCTCCAAATGAGATTGTACCAAGACTTCGTATGTTGTGGAACAGTATTCCTTCTCAGTTAGCCAAAGAAAACAAAAAATTCATTTACGGGCTTGTCCGTGAAGGTGCCCGTGCGAAAGACTATGAAACCGCAATTATGTGGCTCAGTGATTGCGGTCTCGTTCATAAGGTCAGCCGTGTAAATGCAACGGGCATCCCGCTACGGGCGTATGAGGACTTAAAAGCATTTAAGTTATTTTTGGTAGATGTGGGATTGCTCGGATGCATGACGGGGCTTCGTCAACGTACTTTGCTTGATGGGAACGATCTTTTTGTCGAATTCAAAGGCGCTCTTACTGAACAGTATGTTTGTCAGCAATTAAAAACCATCGAAGATTTAGGTATTTATTATTATACCAACGATAGGGGTTCTTGTGAGGTTGACTTTGTTATTGATACAGGTGAGCAAATTATTCCGGTTGAAGTGAAGGCAGAAGTTAACCTTAGAGCAAAGAGCTTGAAAACATATCAGGAGAAGTTTTCACCTGATATATCTGTTCGTACTTCGATGGCAGATTTCAAAAAGGAAGATTGGCTTATAAATTTGCCGCTCTATGCAATTGAGAAGATTGATAAAACAATAGATGAGCTAAGTTAA
- a CDS encoding DUF262 domain-containing protein, which yields MAKNIEPKLKKIGDYLKLEEDTVFTIPEYQRAYSWGIDNCDKLWQDINDFVESESKDRYFFGTIIINCQDNDTKYGLIDGQQRTTTFLLLLKALLVRINIAIERTASDEDSASLCRGLQERRRRIMGILYKAETEDISDKPDAAKDAEICRRGIILENFSINEQYKTELSTILQATDYASAEARVIKIKYKQKDNRYTNFFRNFKFFYGKISELSDSQLNSIAKSITDNCEVIEIKSWQVEQAITMFNSLNSDGLPLYDSDIISAKLYAEAEKRGKEKEFADLWKQLNNCINELESTRIADINSILMQYMYYIRTVNKETISETGAINVTTPGLRRYFTEINKMPITDPIGMCSDMVKLAKVWKKVSEYPQMKVLLKFNENTKLFLASYFFRFDEDNITEELVEPILECLLRLFSLLELVDVGYSSKYFKTFLFGAEVKLVSKSTTVDAITQDFNEHIRSNWDKETIWAALHDYDGNVLVYLNEFLFAKEKGLSFTLGTKYDIEHIMPYSGNNLQEIRKDAEIDSEEEFYDVVNKLGNKILLEEKINRAIGNEWFRTKVSTKLENKTGYIDSKYPIARALVSKYQSANKPYWKKDDIMSATDKASDRIVRFIFGE from the coding sequence ATGGCAAAGAATATTGAACCCAAACTTAAAAAGATTGGTGATTATCTGAAACTCGAAGAAGATACTGTTTTTACCATACCGGAATACCAGCGTGCGTATTCTTGGGGCATTGATAATTGTGATAAGCTTTGGCAAGACATCAATGACTTTGTTGAAAGCGAAAGCAAGGATAGATACTTCTTCGGAACAATTATTATCAACTGTCAGGATAATGACACAAAGTATGGACTTATTGACGGTCAGCAGAGAACTACCACATTTTTGTTGTTATTAAAAGCTTTGCTGGTCAGAATCAATATTGCAATTGAGAGGACCGCAAGTGACGAGGACTCTGCAAGCCTTTGTCGTGGTTTACAGGAACGCAGAAGAAGAATAATGGGTATTCTGTACAAAGCAGAAACAGAAGATATTTCAGACAAGCCCGATGCAGCTAAAGATGCTGAAATATGCCGTCGTGGAATCATCCTTGAGAATTTTTCTATAAACGAGCAATACAAGACAGAATTGTCAACAATTCTTCAAGCTACGGATTACGCTTCAGCAGAAGCAAGAGTAATTAAAATCAAATACAAGCAAAAAGATAACAGATATACTAACTTTTTTAGGAATTTCAAATTCTTCTATGGAAAGATAAGTGAACTGTCAGATTCTCAATTGAACAGTATTGCAAAATCCATTACGGACAACTGTGAAGTAATTGAAATTAAAAGTTGGCAAGTTGAGCAAGCTATCACTATGTTTAATTCTCTCAACTCTGATGGGCTTCCTCTTTACGACTCGGATATCATCTCTGCGAAACTATATGCGGAAGCAGAAAAAAGAGGAAAAGAAAAAGAGTTTGCGGATTTGTGGAAACAGTTGAACAACTGCATAAACGAATTGGAAAGCACTCGTATAGCAGATATCAATTCGATCTTGATGCAGTATATGTATTACATACGAACGGTTAACAAAGAAACGATAAGTGAAACAGGTGCAATCAATGTGACTACACCTGGCTTGAGAAGGTATTTTACTGAGATTAATAAAATGCCAATTACTGATCCTATCGGTATGTGTTCTGATATGGTTAAACTGGCTAAGGTTTGGAAAAAGGTTTCTGAATATCCTCAAATGAAAGTTCTGCTAAAGTTCAACGAGAACACAAAACTGTTCTTGGCAAGCTACTTCTTTAGATTCGATGAGGATAATATTACAGAAGAACTTGTTGAACCGATTCTTGAGTGCTTGCTTCGTCTGTTTTCTCTTCTCGAACTTGTCGATGTTGGTTATTCCAGTAAATATTTTAAGACATTTTTGTTTGGGGCAGAAGTCAAGCTCGTTAGTAAAAGCACCACTGTCGATGCAATCACACAGGATTTTAATGAACATATCCGTTCTAATTGGGATAAAGAAACTATTTGGGCAGCTTTACATGACTATGATGGCAATGTGCTGGTATATCTGAACGAGTTTCTTTTTGCAAAAGAAAAAGGTCTGAGTTTTACACTTGGAACAAAATATGACATTGAACACATTATGCCATATAGCGGCAACAACCTTCAGGAAATTAGAAAAGATGCCGAGATTGACAGTGAAGAAGAATTCTACGACGTCGTAAACAAATTAGGCAACAAGATTCTTCTTGAAGAAAAGATTAATCGAGCAATCGGAAACGAATGGTTTAGAACTAAGGTTTCAACTAAACTCGAGAACAAGACAGGATATATCGATAGCAAATATCCTATAGCTCGTGCCTTGGTTTCCAAATATCAGAGTGCTAATAAGCCTTATTGGAAGAAAGATGATATTATGAGCGCCACTGACAAAGCAAGTGATAGAATCGTTAGGTTTATCTTTGGCGAGTAA
- a CDS encoding IS1380 family transposase, with the protein MSIVNTLALESNRQIKINFDGGDLSSDAGLLLIKEFISKLGIDKLLDKTFKTNDPALFRYHTDQKNLLQMIYMIIAGYFEDDASDELTNDPVFKSVLEKDALASQPTVSRFFNRMDEDTLNQFLAIARVLRKKIYSIQMPSAVILDLDSTLLDAYGRQEGRAFNFHYQSNGYHPLVCYDGMTGDLIKVQLRDGTQYSCTGVVDFLQPILDEYQNDYPAIRILLRGDSGFATPDLYKQCEENGTSYVIRLKENGLLREKASYFVDELNEITRNNKVDYAVVYGEFMYKAKSWPYERRVVCKVEKPENQMVYMYTFVVTNMDSAPEYLIKFYCKRGLMENFIKESKSGFDFASVSSHTRIVNANRLQVHALAYNIFNWFRRLALSANMRKQRIDTVRLKLLKIAAKVIRSARYITFKLCSSCPYKNEFYETLSNIGKLNVQLE; encoded by the coding sequence ATGAGTATTGTAAACACCTTAGCCTTAGAAAGCAATAGACAGATAAAAATAAATTTTGATGGAGGAGATCTCTCCTCCGATGCAGGTCTGCTTCTTATCAAAGAATTCATAAGCAAGCTTGGTATTGATAAGCTTTTAGACAAAACTTTCAAGACCAATGATCCTGCATTATTCAGATATCACACGGATCAGAAAAATCTGCTCCAGATGATATATATGATCATTGCCGGTTATTTCGAAGATGATGCTTCCGATGAACTGACCAATGATCCGGTATTCAAGTCTGTACTTGAAAAAGATGCGCTTGCATCACAGCCTACGGTATCGAGATTCTTTAACCGTATGGATGAAGATACCTTAAACCAGTTCCTTGCGATTGCCAGAGTGCTTCGGAAGAAAATTTACAGTATTCAGATGCCATCGGCTGTTATTCTGGATCTGGATTCCACCCTTCTTGATGCATACGGCAGACAGGAAGGCAGAGCCTTTAACTTTCATTATCAAAGCAATGGTTATCATCCGCTTGTCTGTTATGACGGAATGACTGGAGATCTGATAAAAGTACAGCTTCGTGATGGAACACAGTATTCCTGTACAGGAGTGGTTGACTTCCTGCAGCCGATACTGGATGAATACCAGAATGATTATCCTGCAATCCGTATTCTGCTTCGTGGTGATAGTGGTTTTGCGACTCCTGATCTTTATAAGCAGTGTGAAGAAAACGGCACAAGCTATGTGATCCGGCTGAAGGAGAATGGTCTTCTCCGTGAAAAAGCATCCTATTTTGTGGATGAACTTAATGAAATCACCAGAAATAACAAAGTGGATTATGCGGTAGTTTATGGTGAATTCATGTACAAAGCAAAGTCATGGCCTTATGAAAGGCGTGTGGTATGCAAGGTTGAAAAGCCGGAAAACCAGATGGTTTACATGTACACATTTGTTGTCACAAACATGGATTCCGCACCAGAGTATCTTATCAAATTTTACTGCAAGCGAGGTCTGATGGAAAACTTTATCAAAGAAAGCAAATCCGGTTTTGATTTTGCTTCCGTAAGCAGTCATACCAGAATCGTAAATGCAAACAGACTTCAGGTACACGCTCTTGCGTATAACATATTTAATTGGTTTAGACGATTGGCGTTATCAGCAAACATGCGAAAACAACGCATAGATACCGTCCGTTTAAAACTGCTGAAGATTGCTGCAAAAGTAATTCGTTCAGCAAGATATATCACATTCAAGCTGTGTAGCAGCTGCCCTTATAAGAATGAATTCTATGAGACACTTTCAAATATCGGTAAGCTGAATGTACAGCTGGAATAG
- the rsmI gene encoding 16S rRNA (cytidine(1402)-2'-O)-methyltransferase, with the protein MSGKLYLCATPIGNLEDITYRVLRTLKEVDLIAAEDTRNSIKLLNHFEIKTPMTSYHEYNKIEKAYQLADKLREGKNIALITDAGTPGISDPGEDLVRICYEEGIEVTSLPGAAACITALTMSGLPTRRFAFEAFLPREKKERAAILQELKDETRTIIIYEAPHHLVKTLEELYDTLGDRQISICRELTKRYEEKMRTTLSESLAYYEENEPRGEYVLVIHGKTFEELAEEARKSWEDMSLEEHMQVYESQGIPHKEAMKLVAKDRGMSKRDVYQALLKEE; encoded by the coding sequence ATGTCAGGAAAATTATATTTATGTGCAACGCCGATCGGCAATCTTGAGGATATCACCTACCGGGTGCTTCGCACATTAAAGGAAGTGGATCTGATCGCAGCGGAAGATACCAGAAATTCCATTAAGCTGTTGAATCATTTTGAGATCAAAACGCCGATGACGAGTTATCATGAATACAATAAGATAGAAAAAGCATATCAGCTTGCAGATAAGCTGCGGGAAGGAAAAAACATTGCGCTGATCACGGATGCGGGTACGCCGGGAATTTCCGATCCGGGCGAAGATTTAGTGCGCATCTGTTATGAGGAAGGAATTGAAGTGACATCCCTGCCGGGGGCAGCGGCGTGTATTACGGCACTTACGATGTCCGGGCTTCCGACAAGGCGTTTTGCGTTCGAGGCATTTCTGCCGCGGGAGAAAAAAGAGCGGGCTGCTATTCTGCAGGAGTTAAAGGATGAAACACGCACGATCATTATTTATGAGGCGCCGCATCATCTTGTAAAAACATTAGAAGAACTGTATGATACGCTCGGAGACCGGCAGATATCCATCTGCCGGGAACTCACGAAGCGCTATGAAGAAAAAATGCGCACGACTCTGTCAGAAAGTCTTGCCTACTATGAGGAGAACGAACCCCGCGGGGAGTATGTGCTCGTGATTCATGGAAAAACCTTCGAGGAACTTGCCGAGGAGGCAAGAAAGTCCTGGGAGGATATGTCGTTAGAGGAACATATGCAGGTATATGAAAGCCAGGGGATACCGCACAAAGAGGCGATGAAACTGGTGGCAAAAGACCGCGGCATGAGCAAACGGGATGTATATCAGGCACTGCTGAAGGAAGAGTAG